One window of the Lactococcus lactis genome contains the following:
- a CDS encoding MurR/RpiR family transcriptional regulator, with the protein MMFLPEQISKLNELETLVFDFIIKSPEEVQQMTIRDLASQVHVSTSTIVRLCTKLGFEGWSDLKFYLKNQLKEKTPEEQHYDNMLEFNMFLRRMNTDNYQAKLNNAAQMIAKADYTVFLGLGTSGSLSEYATKYFVNTGLRSFVISDPFQAVQVQGMGNVVAVIMSVSGETEQVVNKELEFKAGGAKIISITNNEDCTVAKLADYQLSYNLVNEWSKQYPLGNLTTQLPVLAILEILAHKSIDYHLKK; encoded by the coding sequence ATGATGTTTCTACCCGAACAAATCAGTAAACTTAACGAGCTTGAAACGCTAGTTTTTGATTTTATCATTAAATCACCTGAAGAAGTCCAACAAATGACAATTCGTGATTTAGCAAGTCAAGTCCATGTTTCAACTTCGACAATTGTCCGACTATGTACAAAACTTGGTTTTGAAGGTTGGTCTGATTTAAAATTTTACCTCAAAAATCAACTCAAAGAAAAAACACCAGAAGAGCAACATTATGATAATATGCTCGAATTCAACATGTTTTTACGTCGAATGAATACAGATAATTATCAGGCAAAACTCAATAATGCTGCACAAATGATTGCTAAAGCTGATTATACCGTGTTTTTAGGTTTAGGAACATCTGGTTCATTAAGTGAGTATGCTACTAAATATTTTGTAAATACTGGATTACGAAGCTTCGTTATTTCTGACCCGTTTCAAGCTGTTCAAGTTCAGGGTATGGGAAATGTTGTGGCAGTAATCATGTCTGTGTCAGGTGAAACAGAACAAGTTGTTAATAAAGAATTGGAGTTTAAAGCGGGCGGAGCAAAAATTATTTCGATTACAAATAATGAAGATTGCACCGTTGCTAAACTTGCTGATTACCAACTCTCGTACAATCTTGTTAACGAATGGTCCAAACAGTATCCTTTAGGGAATTTGACCACGCAACTCCCAGTACTAGCTATTTTAGAAATTTTAGCTCATAAATCGATTGATTATCATCTTAAAAAATAA
- a CDS encoding DEAD/DEAH box helicase — translation MKFTDFNFKDYINQTLENIKFEKPTEVQEKLIPIVLSGRDLVGESKTGSGKTHTFLLPIFQKIDTDLDEVQAVITAPSRELATQIYKAAQEFTKVNDKLRVSNFVGGTDKARQIKKLESSQPHVVIGTPGRIHDLIKSNALIVHTANTFVVDEADMTLDMGFLADVDQIASSFGKRVQMLVFSATIPQKLQPFLKKYLHNPVMQKIANKTVISDTIENWLVSTKGSSHNQLLLQLTKATNPYMAMIFANTKGRVDDIHHFLTSNGLKVAKIHGDVPPRERKRIMNSIKNLDYQYVVATDIAARGIDIEGVSHIINDEIPKDLTFFVHRVGRSGRNGLQGTAITLYSPSDDSSIREIEKMGVTFQPKAIKDGEIVDSYDRDRREKRTKKQDEISTKTIGALKKGKKHVKPGYKRAIKWQIEEDNKKKRRAERNKNARKTRDSRKQSF, via the coding sequence ATGAAATTTACAGACTTTAATTTTAAAGATTATATTAACCAAACGTTAGAGAATATCAAATTTGAAAAACCAACTGAAGTACAAGAAAAATTGATTCCAATTGTTCTCTCAGGCCGTGACTTGGTAGGGGAATCAAAAACTGGTTCAGGAAAAACACACACTTTTTTACTCCCAATTTTCCAAAAAATTGATACTGATCTTGATGAAGTGCAAGCAGTCATTACGGCTCCTTCACGTGAATTAGCTACTCAAATTTACAAAGCAGCTCAAGAATTTACAAAAGTTAATGACAAGCTTCGTGTTTCAAACTTTGTTGGTGGGACTGATAAGGCCCGTCAAATCAAAAAATTGGAATCATCACAACCACATGTCGTAATTGGAACACCAGGTCGAATCCATGACTTAATCAAATCTAATGCTTTAATTGTGCATACTGCTAATACTTTTGTTGTTGATGAAGCGGATATGACGCTTGACATGGGATTTTTGGCAGATGTTGACCAAATTGCTTCAAGTTTTGGTAAACGCGTGCAAATGCTCGTTTTCTCAGCAACTATTCCTCAAAAACTTCAACCATTTTTGAAAAAATATTTGCATAATCCTGTCATGCAAAAAATCGCCAATAAGACAGTAATTTCAGATACAATCGAAAATTGGCTTGTTTCTACCAAAGGAAGTTCTCATAACCAACTTTTGCTCCAATTGACAAAAGCAACGAATCCTTACATGGCAATGATTTTTGCCAATACCAAAGGTCGTGTTGATGACATTCATCATTTCTTGACAAGTAACGGACTTAAAGTTGCAAAAATTCATGGTGATGTACCGCCACGTGAACGTAAACGTATCATGAATTCAATTAAAAATTTAGATTATCAATATGTTGTGGCAACCGATATTGCCGCGCGTGGAATTGATATTGAAGGTGTATCACACATTATCAATGATGAAATTCCAAAAGATTTAACTTTCTTTGTTCACCGAGTGGGTCGTTCTGGCCGTAATGGATTACAAGGAACAGCCATTACACTCTATAGTCCTTCTGATGATTCAAGTATTCGTGAGATTGAAAAAATGGGTGTTACATTCCAACCAAAAGCTATTAAAGATGGTGAAATTGTTGATTCTTATGACCGTGACCGTCGTGAAAAACGGACGAAAAAACAAGATGAAATTTCAACAAAAACTATTGGTGCCCTTAAAAAAGGTAAAAAGCACGTTAAACCAGGTTACAAACGTGCAATTAAATGGCAAATTGAAGAAGATAACAAGAAAAAACGCCGTGCTGAGCGCAATAAAAATGCCCGTAAAACACGTGATTCTCGTAAACAAAGTTTTTAA
- the fni gene encoding type 2 isopentenyl-diphosphate Delta-isomerase gives MKTEKEIHQHRKDEHLSLAYKYWREEKNQTSGLTFSDSRIIPNSLPELSTKKINFSSEVFGQNFEFPFYIEAMTGGTERADKINRQLAEIAKNQHLAMAVGSQSIALKFPELAAGFSEVRKIHSSGFLFANIGAGHSLENAKRAVDMIEANALEIHVNTAQELPMDEGDREFYWLENINEIASQLEVPVIVKEVGFGISQKTFKALAKTAVSGINIGGAGGTNFAWIERKRSKNGFNLDEFGLSTLESLLEAKMADNRKSLIATGGITSAQEIFKSLILGADLSSSAGFILKNLMQTGPEKVEEVIEQWKQDLNKLFVLTGSKNIEECRKVELLYSTNMLNFIQQRK, from the coding sequence ATGAAAACTGAAAAAGAAATCCATCAACATCGCAAAGATGAACACTTATCGTTAGCTTATAAATATTGGCGTGAAGAAAAAAATCAGACCTCGGGCCTGACTTTTTCTGATAGTCGAATCATTCCTAATAGTTTGCCAGAATTATCTACTAAAAAAATCAACTTTTCATCAGAAGTATTTGGACAGAATTTTGAATTTCCTTTTTATATTGAAGCGATGACTGGTGGAACAGAGCGAGCAGATAAAATCAACCGTCAATTAGCAGAAATTGCGAAAAATCAACATTTAGCTATGGCGGTCGGCTCTCAATCGATTGCTTTGAAGTTTCCAGAACTAGCTGCTGGTTTCAGTGAAGTTCGTAAAATACACTCTTCTGGTTTTCTTTTTGCCAATATCGGCGCAGGTCATTCTCTAGAAAATGCCAAGCGAGCGGTGGATATGATTGAGGCAAATGCTTTAGAAATCCATGTCAATACAGCGCAAGAATTGCCAATGGATGAAGGAGACCGTGAATTTTATTGGTTAGAAAATATTAATGAAATTGCAAGTCAATTAGAAGTTCCAGTCATTGTCAAAGAGGTCGGTTTTGGAATTTCACAAAAAACCTTCAAAGCACTCGCAAAAACAGCTGTCTCAGGAATAAATATTGGGGGAGCTGGCGGAACTAATTTTGCTTGGATTGAACGTAAACGGAGTAAAAATGGTTTTAACTTGGATGAATTTGGTTTGTCAACGCTTGAGAGCCTTTTAGAAGCTAAAATGGCTGATAATAGAAAAAGTTTGATTGCAACAGGTGGAATTACTTCGGCTCAAGAGATTTTTAAATCTTTAATTTTAGGGGCTGATTTGTCAAGTTCTGCTGGTTTTATCTTGAAAAATCTTATGCAAACAGGGCCTGAAAAAGTAGAAGAAGTTATTGAACAATGGAAACAAGATTTGAATAAATTATTTGTTTTAACTGGTTCAAAAAATATTGAAGAATGTCGAAAGGTTGAGCTCCTTTACTCGACTAATATGCTTAATTTTATCCAACAAAGAAAATAA
- a CDS encoding PTS lactose/cellobiose transporter subunit IIA — protein sequence MTDKYENPTSDDYMGVVMGIIMSGGNAKGLAFQAIQQAKAGEFAEAESSLNEASEQLREAHDVQTDLLTRLAQGEKIGWNLYMVHAQDHLMNAITFKDLAVEVVGQEQRLQALENK from the coding sequence ATGACTGATAAATACGAGAATCCAACAAGTGATGACTACATGGGTGTTGTAATGGGCATTATCATGAGTGGAGGAAATGCCAAAGGTTTAGCCTTCCAAGCCATTCAACAAGCCAAAGCTGGTGAATTTGCCGAAGCTGAAAGTTCATTAAACGAAGCGAGTGAACAACTTCGTGAAGCACATGACGTTCAGACTGACCTTTTGACACGTTTAGCTCAAGGCGAAAAAATTGGTTGGAATCTTTACATGGTTCATGCTCAAGACCACTTAATGAATGCGATTACCTTTAAAGACCTTGCTGTAGAAGTTGTCGGTCAAGAACAACGCCTGCAAGCACTTGAAAACAAATAA
- a CDS encoding PTS sugar transporter subunit IIC — MNNFIQNKIMPPMMKFLNTRAVTAIKNGMIYPIPFIIIGSVFLILGQLPFQAGQDFMNKIKLGPLFLQINNASFGIMALLAVFGIAYAWVRDAGYEGVPAGLTGIIVHILLQPDTIHQVTSVTDPTKVSTAYQVGGVIDRAWLGGKGMVLSIIVGLLVGWIYTGFMRRNITIKMPEQVPENVAASFTSLVPAGAIIALAGVVHGITTIGFNTTFIELVYKWIQTPLQHVTDGPVGVFVIAFMPVFIWWFGVHGATIIGGIMGPLLQANSADNAALYKAGHLSLSNGAHIVTQSFMDQYLTVTGSGLTIGLVIFLLVSAKSVQGKTLGRMEIGPAVFNINEPILFGLPIVLNPILAIPFILAPLISGILTYLVIYLGIIPPFNGAYVPWTTPAVLSGYLVGGWQGMVWQVIILALTSLLYWPFAKAYDNILLKEEAETEAEINAAE; from the coding sequence ATGAACAATTTTATTCAAAACAAAATCATGCCTCCAATGATGAAATTTTTGAATACCCGTGCAGTCACGGCAATCAAAAATGGTATGATTTATCCTATTCCATTTATCATTATTGGTTCAGTATTCTTGATTCTTGGTCAATTGCCATTCCAAGCAGGCCAAGACTTCATGAACAAAATCAAATTGGGCCCACTCTTTTTACAAATTAATAATGCTTCATTTGGTATTATGGCCTTGCTTGCCGTATTCGGTATTGCTTACGCGTGGGTTCGAGATGCAGGTTATGAAGGAGTTCCTGCTGGTTTAACTGGTATTATCGTTCACATCTTGTTGCAACCAGACACAATTCATCAAGTAACATCTGTTACTGACCCAACTAAAGTTTCAACTGCTTATCAAGTAGGGGGAGTAATTGACCGAGCTTGGTTAGGTGGGAAAGGGATGGTTCTTTCAATCATCGTCGGACTCTTAGTCGGTTGGATTTACACTGGCTTTATGCGTCGTAACATTACAATTAAAATGCCAGAACAAGTTCCAGAAAACGTTGCGGCATCATTCACTTCACTTGTTCCTGCAGGAGCAATCATTGCCTTAGCTGGTGTTGTTCACGGAATTACAACAATCGGATTCAACACAACTTTCATTGAATTAGTTTATAAATGGATTCAAACTCCATTACAACACGTAACTGATGGCCCTGTCGGCGTCTTCGTTATTGCCTTTATGCCAGTATTTATCTGGTGGTTCGGTGTTCACGGAGCGACAATCATCGGTGGGATTATGGGACCATTGCTTCAAGCCAACTCTGCTGACAATGCAGCCCTCTATAAAGCAGGACATCTCAGTCTTTCAAATGGAGCCCACATCGTTACACAATCATTCATGGACCAATACTTGACAGTTACTGGTTCTGGTTTGACCATTGGTTTGGTTATCTTCCTCTTAGTGAGTGCAAAATCAGTTCAAGGTAAAACTTTAGGACGTATGGAAATTGGACCTGCAGTGTTCAATATTAATGAACCAATTCTCTTTGGTCTTCCTATTGTCTTAAATCCTATTCTTGCAATTCCATTTATCTTAGCACCATTGATTTCAGGAATCTTGACTTACTTAGTGATTTATCTAGGAATCATTCCACCATTTAACGGAGCTTATGTTCCATGGACAACACCTGCAGTTCTTTCAGGATACCTTGTAGGTGGCTGGCAAGGTATGGTTTGGCAAGTTATTATCCTTGCATTGACATCACTTCTCTACTGGCCATTTGCCAAAGCTTATGACAATATTCTTCTTAAAGAAGAAGCTGAAACAGAAGCTGAAATTAATGCTGCTGAATAA
- a CDS encoding superoxide dismutase, whose translation MAFTLPELPYAPNALEPFFDEATMRLHHGKHHQTYVNNLNAAIEKHNELDDLSLEELLTDLSAIPEDIRTAVRNNGGGHLNHSQFWLWLRPNTDGSENHADGEIGDAIAKEFGSFETFKTEFKAAATGRFGSGWAWLVVDEAGKLKVVSTANQDNPISEGLTPVLGLDVWEHAYYLKYHNVRPDYIEAFFNLVNWDKVNELYAKAK comes from the coding sequence ATGGCATTTACATTACCTGAACTTCCATACGCGCCAAATGCGCTTGAACCTTTCTTTGACGAAGCAACAATGCGTTTGCATCATGGAAAACATCATCAAACTTATGTGAATAATCTTAATGCAGCAATTGAAAAACATAATGAACTTGATGACCTTAGCCTTGAAGAATTATTGACAGATTTGTCAGCAATTCCAGAAGACATTCGTACAGCTGTTCGTAACAATGGTGGTGGTCATTTGAACCATAGTCAATTCTGGCTTTGGCTTCGTCCAAACACTGACGGTTCTGAAAACCATGCTGACGGCGAAATTGGGGATGCAATTGCGAAAGAATTTGGTAGTTTTGAAACTTTCAAAACAGAATTTAAAGCTGCAGCCACAGGTCGTTTTGGTTCAGGATGGGCTTGGTTAGTTGTTGATGAAGCTGGAAAATTGAAAGTTGTATCAACTGCAAATCAAGATAATCCAATTTCTGAAGGGTTGACACCAGTTTTAGGACTTGATGTTTGGGAGCATGCTTACTATCTTAAATATCACAATGTACGTCCTGATTACATTGAAGCATTCTTTAATCTTGTAAACTGGGATAAAGTTAACGAACTTTATGCTAAAGCAAAATAA
- a CDS encoding PTS sugar transporter subunit IIB translates to MADKVIALACAAGMSTSLLVSKMQKAAADNGKDYEIFAKSTADIDNMLAGTGSPKPDVLLLGPQVAFMKGEVAKKAEIAGVPMDVIKMQDYGMMRGDKVLAAAENLMN, encoded by the coding sequence ATGGCAGATAAAGTTATTGCACTTGCATGTGCAGCCGGTATGTCAACATCACTTTTGGTATCAAAAATGCAAAAAGCAGCAGCAGATAACGGGAAAGATTACGAAATTTTCGCAAAATCAACAGCGGACATTGATAACATGCTTGCCGGAACAGGCTCACCAAAACCTGACGTTCTTCTTTTAGGCCCACAAGTTGCCTTCATGAAAGGTGAAGTTGCTAAAAAAGCTGAAATCGCTGGTGTTCCAATGGACGTTATCAAAATGCAAGATTATGGAATGATGCGCGGAGATAAAGTTCTTGCAGCAGCTGAAAACTTGATGAATTAA
- a CDS encoding YdcF family protein: protein MKKTFKIIGAFVGLILLISVICLALILSKSTDRTAENSTDIKTILVLGSRINQNKKPAKITQERLDAALLLAKNNPQAKIIVSGAKGADEPVSEAFSMKNYLISHHIRADRIISEDKAGDTAENIAYSKKYFDGKTVIVTSDFHLYRALYLAKQEGVKVEGFAAKTKVNNLLYYPNYYGHEILGLIYAFVFGKG, encoded by the coding sequence ATGAAAAAGACTTTTAAGATTATAGGCGCTTTTGTTGGTCTAATTCTTTTGATTTCAGTAATTTGTCTTGCTTTGATTCTTAGCAAATCTACTGACAGAACTGCTGAAAACTCCACAGACATTAAAACAATTTTAGTCCTTGGCTCACGAATAAATCAAAATAAAAAACCAGCCAAGATTACTCAAGAGCGGCTAGATGCAGCACTTTTGCTTGCTAAGAATAATCCGCAAGCCAAAATTATTGTGTCTGGAGCAAAAGGAGCTGACGAGCCTGTTAGTGAAGCTTTTAGTATGAAAAATTATCTGATAAGTCATCATATTAGGGCTGACAGAATTATTAGTGAAGATAAGGCGGGTGATACCGCGGAAAATATCGCTTATTCCAAAAAATATTTTGACGGAAAAACTGTGATTGTCACTAGCGATTTTCATCTTTACCGAGCCTTGTATCTAGCAAAACAAGAAGGTGTAAAAGTAGAAGGCTTTGCTGCAAAGACAAAAGTCAATAATCTTCTTTATTATCCTAATTATTATGGTCATGAAATTCTTGGCTTAATCTATGCTTTCGTTTTTGGAAAAGGCTAA
- a CDS encoding MurR/RpiR family transcriptional regulator, producing MMSFFGNVDFQKLTYTERTCYSYLRDNVDKIPYMRVRDIALEAHVGTSSVMRLIHKMGYDSYTDFKEYIIDKKELEKGSSNTAIPFSLDIFSNDIEQRLDNLAHRVIESDNIIFTGVGSSGLICDYAVRRLAGVGINTFSFSDVTYPIASKLQNTTNTLVIALSISGETNEIIEVLTSLRSNKDVYISCITPKLNSSIAELSDFVLTYRINEHRINTHYDLTSQLPTVYLTERLTDLVYQLSN from the coding sequence ATGATGAGTTTTTTTGGAAATGTTGACTTTCAAAAATTAACCTACACGGAAAGAACTTGTTATAGTTATTTACGAGATAATGTTGATAAAATTCCTTATATGCGAGTCCGTGATATTGCTCTGGAAGCACATGTTGGAACTTCTAGCGTCATGCGCCTCATTCATAAAATGGGTTATGATTCATATACAGATTTTAAAGAGTACATTATTGATAAAAAAGAATTGGAAAAAGGAAGCTCAAATACGGCAATTCCCTTTTCACTAGATATTTTCTCTAACGATATTGAACAACGTTTGGATAATCTGGCACATCGAGTCATTGAAAGTGACAATATCATTTTTACAGGAGTAGGTTCCAGCGGTTTAATTTGCGATTATGCAGTCAGAAGATTAGCGGGAGTTGGAATTAATACCTTTTCATTTAGTGATGTGACTTATCCAATTGCTTCAAAATTACAAAATACAACCAACACTTTGGTAATTGCTTTATCCATCTCTGGGGAAACGAATGAAATCATTGAAGTACTGACCAGTCTGCGCTCTAATAAAGATGTCTATATTTCATGTATCACACCAAAATTGAATTCAAGTATTGCTGAACTGAGCGATTTTGTCCTTACTTATCGAATTAATGAACACCGAATCAATACGCATTATGATTTGACGAGTCAATTACCAACAGTTTATTTGACTGAGCGTTTAACAGATTTGGTTTATCAATTATCAAATTAA
- a CDS encoding carbon starvation CstA family protein codes for MKDIGNSSNFTEEEELFLLRNKQGKIVGIKDLKQANFQETMKDWKKHLPKPSLLSIIIWVAVALLGGLAWSLIALAQGETINAIWFVIAAVCSYLIGYRFYALYIQRKIMRPNDLRATPSESHNDGKEFDPTNRVVLFGHHFASIAGAGPLVGPVLAAQMGYLPGTIWIIFGVIFAGGVQDMLVLWYSHRRRAKSIGAMAHDEVGRFAGGLTSFIVFIMTMIVLAVLALICVTAMANSAWAVFSIGMTIPIALLMGIYLKYIRPGHVNEISAIGFILLLVAIFGGRWVSESSFAHIFMLSPTALVWWVMGYTFIAAIIPAWILLTPRDYLSMFMKIGTIAVLAIAVVGVRPDVTIPALTNFAHNTDGPAFAGSLFPFLFVTIACGALSGFHVMMSSGTTPHLIAKESQTRMIGYGGMLFESFVAIMALVAAISLNPGIYYSMNTPQASIQKLAASSYQADKSAEYNAAKAIPNVAMMPDGSKLSIDWEGTTGEKALEQVAKDVGEQSIVSRTGGAPTLAVSMSNILHKVPLIGGTNMMGFWYHFAIMFEALFILSAVSAATKSTRYLLNDALRGFKKLGRLGDDDWLPSKIITTAVIVGVWGALLLMGVSDPNGGIKIMYPLFGISNQLIAAVALAIVCVMVIRKGYLKWVWIPALPLVWDVCVTFAASWQKIFSNDVNIGYFASYSAAKAQVASGKLSGLALTNAQATMRNTMIQGSLSVIFLLCVAILLVICAFKVAKILRTNEVGDKFSSEEVFEESNLFETSSFWPSKLEHKVLKSKVNE; via the coding sequence ATGAAAGATATTGGAAACTCTTCAAACTTTACCGAAGAAGAAGAGCTATTTTTGTTGCGGAATAAACAAGGAAAAATTGTCGGAATTAAAGATTTAAAGCAGGCAAATTTTCAAGAAACAATGAAAGACTGGAAAAAACATTTACCAAAACCCAGTCTTCTATCAATTATCATTTGGGTGGCGGTCGCTTTACTAGGGGGTCTTGCTTGGTCGTTGATTGCTCTGGCTCAAGGAGAGACGATTAATGCGATTTGGTTTGTTATTGCAGCAGTTTGTTCTTATTTGATTGGCTATCGTTTTTATGCTTTATATATTCAACGTAAGATTATGCGTCCAAATGATTTACGGGCAACTCCTTCGGAAAGCCATAATGACGGAAAAGAATTCGACCCAACCAATCGAGTTGTTTTATTCGGTCACCATTTTGCTTCAATTGCTGGAGCTGGGCCTTTGGTTGGACCAGTTTTAGCGGCACAAATGGGTTACTTACCAGGGACAATTTGGATTATTTTCGGAGTTATTTTTGCCGGAGGGGTACAAGATATGCTTGTTCTCTGGTATTCTCATCGTCGTCGAGCAAAATCTATTGGGGCAATGGCTCATGATGAAGTTGGTAGATTTGCTGGTGGCTTGACTTCATTTATTGTATTTATCATGACAATGATTGTTCTTGCTGTTTTAGCTTTGATTTGTGTGACGGCGATGGCAAATTCTGCTTGGGCAGTCTTTTCGATTGGGATGACCATCCCAATTGCCTTGTTAATGGGAATTTATTTGAAATATATTCGCCCAGGGCATGTGAATGAAATTTCAGCAATTGGTTTTATTCTCCTTTTAGTTGCTATTTTTGGTGGCCGTTGGGTTTCAGAATCTTCATTTGCGCATATTTTCATGCTTTCGCCAACCGCTTTAGTTTGGTGGGTCATGGGCTATACTTTTATTGCAGCAATTATCCCCGCTTGGATTTTACTTACGCCTCGTGATTACTTATCTATGTTTATGAAAATTGGTACAATTGCTGTTTTAGCAATAGCTGTAGTTGGTGTGCGTCCAGATGTTACGATTCCAGCTCTGACTAATTTTGCACATAATACAGATGGTCCTGCTTTTGCTGGTTCCCTCTTTCCCTTCTTATTTGTTACGATTGCCTGTGGAGCCTTGTCTGGTTTCCATGTAATGATGTCTTCTGGAACAACGCCTCATTTGATTGCTAAAGAGTCACAAACGCGAATGATTGGTTATGGTGGGATGCTCTTTGAATCATTTGTTGCTATTATGGCTTTAGTCGCTGCGATTTCTCTTAATCCTGGAATTTATTATTCTATGAATACCCCTCAAGCTAGTATTCAAAAACTCGCAGCTTCAAGTTATCAAGCAGATAAAAGTGCCGAATATAATGCTGCCAAAGCAATTCCAAATGTAGCCATGATGCCTGATGGTTCAAAACTCAGTATTGACTGGGAAGGAACGACTGGTGAAAAAGCACTTGAGCAAGTGGCAAAAGATGTAGGTGAACAATCAATCGTTTCACGAACTGGTGGTGCACCAACTTTAGCCGTTTCAATGTCAAATATTCTACATAAGGTTCCACTTATTGGTGGGACAAATATGATGGGATTCTGGTATCATTTTGCGATTATGTTTGAGGCGCTCTTTATCCTGTCAGCTGTTTCAGCGGCAACAAAATCGACTCGTTATTTACTTAATGATGCCCTGCGTGGCTTCAAAAAATTAGGTCGCTTAGGTGATGATGATTGGTTACCTAGTAAAATTATAACGACAGCAGTGATTGTTGGAGTTTGGGGTGCTTTGCTTTTGATGGGCGTTTCTGATCCGAATGGTGGAATAAAAATCATGTATCCGCTCTTTGGGATTTCTAATCAATTAATTGCGGCGGTAGCTCTAGCTATTGTTTGTGTCATGGTTATCCGTAAAGGTTATCTTAAATGGGTTTGGATTCCAGCACTTCCTTTAGTTTGGGATGTTTGTGTAACTTTTGCGGCCAGTTGGCAAAAAATCTTTTCAAATGATGTCAATATTGGTTACTTTGCTTCTTATTCAGCAGCAAAAGCCCAAGTGGCTTCTGGTAAATTATCTGGTCTAGCATTAACGAATGCGCAAGCAACCATGCGTAATACAATGATTCAAGGAAGTCTGTCAGTCATTTTCTTACTTTGTGTGGCTATATTATTAGTCATCTGTGCCTTTAAAGTTGCTAAAATTTTAAGAACAAATGAAGTTGGTGATAAATTTAGCTCAGAAGAAGTTTTTGAAGAATCAAATCTTTTTGAAACTTCAAGTTTCTGGCCTAGTAAGCTTGAACATAAGGTTTTAAAAAGTAAAGTTAATGAATAA